The genomic stretch atggttcaattgataagtataaggcacggcttgtaattaaaggttataagcagcgtgaaggccttgattactttgacacttattctcctgtgacgagaataaattccatTAGGATGATACTTGCTATTGCTGCGTTACGCAATCTTGaagtacatcaaatggatgtgaaaactgcttttctaaatggggatttaaatgaagaaatttatatggaacaacccgagggtTTTTCCTCcccaggaaaagaaagaaaagtatgtaaattggtgaaatctttatatggtttaaagcaagcaccaaaacaatggcatgagaaatttgaccaaactatgttggcaaatggcttcaaaatcaatgaatgcgataaatgtatttatgttaaagaaacagataatgactatgtcattttgtgtctttacgtagatgacatactcattgttggaagcagtgataagatgatcaaatctatcaagagtatgttgaactcgaaatttgacatgaaagattTGGGTCTAGCAGATGTCATTTTGGGGATTCAAATCTCAAGGACATCTGATAAGATCATTCTAAGTCAGTCACATTATGTGGacaaaattcttgagaaattcaaCAAAGAAGATTCTGGTGTATCCAGAACCCCTATAGACTCAAATCTACATTTGTTCAAGAACAAAGGGGAGAGTGTCTCTCAGGTAGAGTACTCTAGAAttattggaagtctaatgtacttaatgagttgtacaagacctGATATAGCCTACGCAGTTAGTAAACTGAGTAGATACACGAGTAATCCAGGGTCTGACCACTGGAAAGGAATAACAAAAGTACTTAGGTACTTACGATTTACTCGTAGCTATGGGCTGCACTATACTAAATATCCAGCAGTACTTGAAGGGTAttgtgatgctaattggatatctgatatgaaagactcaaagtctacgagtggatatgtgtttacactcggtggtgcagctgtatcatggaaatcttctaaacaaacggtaatagctagatccacgatggaatctgagtttattgccttagacaagtgtggcgaagaagctgaatggcttcgtcaatttttagaagatattccaaaatggcctaaaccagtgccagctattggcttacattgcgatagtcaatctgcaattggtagggcgcataataatatgtataatggtaagtctagacatatacgtcgtagacacaataccattagacaactactctcaactggagttatctctattgactatgtgaagtcaaaggataatattgcggatccgctaaccaaagggttaaatagagagttggttgaaaaatcatcgaggggaatgggtctaaagcccatgaatgaataaagtcaatacagtagacaccccacctagttgactggagatcccaagatctaggttcaaagggacaactaaaactgtaaagactatgttggatcactgtgggggttatcctcattgtccattcctatgatgaaacagtgataaccgtaaggaaaaggttaagctatgcttttaatgatttcttatgcgtcgaaatgtcgagcagagtaatacgggttactcttaattaagaaaatcacctatgtgagagagaagatgggccgcttctatagggattgaataagggctcaattcctagaatatctcttgcagaaccagggaaatgttcagggccaaaacgaacataatattgagaaccaatatatgtcaggaagattcctgtgtgtggtatatcatcgtttacacgaacggcagaacagttcaaagacatcgcgtctactgatcagccagtaaagtaaatatacttacacaagggaaggttcaaagggtaACACCTACCTATCCTATGCGGGTTTCTAACGTTGAATTCTATCACCTAGGTCTAAACCATCTGTTGGTTATTCTTGAGTCAGTTTTtccattcatgtgggggattgttggatatttttttgaatgaaaaaatCAATTGGTTTTTGTCCCacatcttttgtgaataaaagtgTGTCTCATAGAATAGCCTATATATAGAGATTAGAGGCATTAGTTTTATTTACACCAAAaacatattcttatatatattttatcttcCTTTGAAGATTAAAGATATATATAATTTCTCAATATTGTTTTTCTTACAGTTTCTTCTGAAGTTGTTTGAAGTTAAGCTGTTTGTCGTTTTCCAGGGTGTCAAGCATGTAAGTCATGATCACTGTCTTCACTCTCTCAGGCTCACGAAGCTTATGTGTGGAAGCCCAGAGTTGTATGTCTGGCTCTTTTGCTTTCATTAGCCTTTTTATCTCCACTTTCTTATTGTATCTTTTGTCCTCTGTTCTCTGTGTAGCTAGTTGCATATATAACTGTTTGCCCCAATTATATAACATTATATTGTCAATATATTGTTCAAATTTAATAACCCAAGTATTAATCTgcacatataattatatatatactttttctttgttagaatatatatatatatatatgtgtgtgccaATATAGAGATGATTTATAATAATGTGAGACTtaattataatgataattaattGAGAATGGAAGGATTAATCAATGagttatatatattaaattaaccTGTAGATTTCCAATGAGGTATAGAAATAGAAGCAAGCCAAGCATAGACAGTAGTGCTGCAAAGCAGGTTTCCCAAGGATTGGGACTTGTTTGGAGGTTTGAACCAAAGGAACTGCACAAATATGGATAGGATCAAAAATTAGGTTGATTCTGCATTCAACTAATGTATACAAAATTCTATTACTTATGCAATAGAATCAACAATATATATTCACAGTTGTGTtgttgaattaattatttttaataaatcagACATATTTGGTAAGAGATATAGGTATGGGCCAGTCCAAACCTGAGATTTCTTAGACCCCACCAGAAACTCTGGAGCACCTTATTTGGAAAATGTGTGGAGCCAACAATACCAGACTGAAGGGCTCCAAGATACATTCCAAAGTCGAAGATGGTTGTGTCTGGTGAATTTATGGGACAAAACTCATTCAAAGCTGTTATATTCCTCAAACTATTATTATTCATACTAAAAATATTACACCTTTCAATTTGGTTGGTCGGAAAGCAGGCAAAATGGTCATCACAAGCCTTGTGCCAGCACTCCATCTCTCTTTGAACAGAAAAGAAGTACCAAAACGATCCCAGAATCTAATATTGGAAAATTTAATGAATGAAATTATATTTATAgctactatatatatgtatatatatatgtagaaatTAAATTAACTACTTACATAACTGGCATTAATGTAGAGAAACAAATTGAAGCCCCCTCTAATCCACAAAGGAGTAGTAAAGGCGTCACGAGTCTTCTTAAGCTGTTCATATGATAGGTAGATTTGAAGAGTCCTTGGTATGTATTGTAGGATTAGAATCATTTCTAGCAAGAATTTTCTGCTACTCTTAGATCCGAAACCCGGCCCGATTCCAGGGAAGAAAACTAGAATTACCATCTGGGCAAGTTAATTTTACACAATTGTTAATTGATTATGGTAACTAGTATAAATATAagaatttctctctctctctctctctctctatatatatatatatatgttttgatatCAATTCATTTATTAAACCATGCAAATATGAGAAGTGTTACATTATGCGTGTAGATTCTATTAAATGATTtacgaaagaaagaaaaagaaaaaataaatatgtgGATATTAATTAGAAAATTGGAGTTACAATCACACATCCAAAGAACTCGGTGAAAGTTTTGAGTGAGTCACACTTGTAGAAGTAGAATAATCACTAGCACTGACAGAGATACTTCGGGGCCGGTAGTTGAATACGCCCAAACattttttccttttaacaaaattatattaatttaactTATTTAGTGACtttaaaaataaagttaagaCCTTTgccaattttttgttttttggcTAATAGCTTATAATCAACTCAAAACACAAATATTGTTACTCACCAAGTAAACATTATATATGTTTAGTCAATGAAACTATGTAATAAAGAacattaattattatattaaaatttgtGCAAAAGCTATACATGATGATGATCAATACCCATGGTTTAATTAAGGACATAGTGGAGACCCTCTTTCTCAAGTTAATTAAATAGTACAAATCAATCATTAGAGACATattgttttttttgtttgtttgtgggGATTAGACAAATATTGTTGAATAGATTAATATTgctaaacaataataataaggAAAAAAAAGTACCTGTGGGACTGGAAGAACAGCTGGAAGATCAATTAAAATGTATGACCACTTAATCTTCCTAGCTCTTCCCAAAGCATATTTGAGGAACCCTTTTCCCTTCAAATCCACATGTGCCTTAGGCATGAACCCAATAAGAAGTTGAAAAGTAATATGAAGAATGAAAAATAGATCTGTGATGGATCTGAAAACAAGAGCTACAATCTTCAAATTTGAGTCCATTTTAAGGCACTTTGATCCTCATCCAGAGTGGGAATGTACAAAAACAGAGGATCTGTTAAGACTGCAATCATCCATGAAGCTAGAAATATCTTATTCAACATTGGAAGATACTGCCCATGTGGATCAAGAATTTGTCGAATCATTACTATTATTGATGTTCTTGGCTTCTTGGACAGTAAGTGGTAATGTTCTTCAAATTCTCTCTTGGAAAGTTGCTTTGGATCATGATTAAAATTCTCATCCAGCTTACTGGagaaaaaaaatgtaacaaatatatatatatatattgttgtaattAAATTTGATGAATTGGGTTGCAAGGacacaataatatatattatagaattCAATTATATCTTATTTGCCACACAAATATGTATAAAATAGGACAAGGAAACTAACCCAACTTCGACTTGAATTGTCTCTAGTTCTGTGCTCCCTCGGCCTGTTGGAAAAGGCTCTATATCACGGTGGTTCATAACTTGAAGTCACATACAATGCTCTCTTTATCTCTAATCAAACCTCATCATTTTGAGAATATGTATCAAATAATCCTGTGAGAatgaagaaataaagaaaaatgaatATTATGAAGAAAGAGAGtttattgtttaattagtttGATAATTTAGAATAATTAACTTAATTTCTCTGATATGTGGCACAAAACATGGTCCCAATTATGAAGACTTGGACATAGCTGGCCCTACTAATTATTGATATATAGTTTAGAATTcccaaatatgtatatatattttaaattaacaaCTGATAAATTGATTTCAATCCTAACCGATGCATTTTTTAATACGAATTCAGTCTAAACTATGATAAGATAGCTGGTGATCGCTTTCAAGCATGTTTGACTAAATGGCTTATTAATAATAAACCTCGTGCAACATgaaaaataaactcttaaatctCATACTGATTATTTgagtactttatttttaaaaaaaattcgttTTATAATTAACAAATCAAATAAAATCCCTGAGAATTTCTTAGATCAGGATCTTTTCAACAAGCTGATGGTGACGATCTAGCTATAACACTGAGTTAGCACCATTCGtatttatgtattttaattttaCTATCATAGTTAGTAGAATTTGTAAATTTATGATAGTTACTTTTACatataaatatgtaaaatatttAGTCATTAATATAATTTTGGGTATATATATTCTCCTCTAATTTAAATCCTTGTCTGTACGTATATATATTTAATAGCTTTAACAATtccaaaagaaataaaataaagttgTCGCTAAATTTGTCTACCTGATcgctaaatacaaaacaaaataTTTCTTGGATGAGACTTATTTTAAACTACCAGCGACAACCATGCAAGTCTTTCAGCAACGGCCTTGTCGTCGCAGAAAAAATTAGCAACCAGAGATGACATACAGTGATGGTGTACTCGTTGCTAAGGGAAATAGCGACACCATATGGGGTTCCAACGACGAAAATTTTCGTCGCTATAACCCTTTTTTTTGTAATGCCAAAAGTATCTCAAAAAACAAAAGCAATCAAAGTAgaaaagtacaaaaaaaaaaaaacaactaccAAACTAACGAAATAAAGAAAGTGCTTCAAATAACATTT from Humulus lupulus chromosome 5, drHumLupu1.1, whole genome shotgun sequence encodes the following:
- the LOC133778909 gene encoding cyclic nucleotide-gated ion channel 1-like, giving the protein MDSNLKIVALVFRSITDLFFILHITFQLLIGFMPKAHVDLKGKGFLKYALGRARKIKWSYILIDLPAVLPVPQLKKTRDAFTTPLWIRGGFNLFLYINASYILGSFWYFFSVQREMECWHKACDDHFACFPTNQIERCNIFSMNNNSLRNITALNEFCPINSPDTTIFDFGMYLGALQSGIVGSTHFPNKVLQSFWWGLRNLSSFGSNLQTSPNPWETCFAALLSMLGLLLFLYLIGNLQLYMQLATQRTEDKRYNKKVEIKRLMKAKEPDIQLWASTHKLREPERVKTVIMTYMLDTLENDKQLNFKQLQKKL